The DNA segment GAAATTTACCAAGCTCTTCATTTTGGGAAAACTTAGCGATATTGGCACGAATAACAATATCCATACGGTGTTGTTCCCAAATACCTTGGTCAAATCCTTTTACTTCTCTGCCTAATGCTTTCGCAGAGCCTGGATTAGATGCAGTAATAATGCGCTTTCTAACTTCTATATCATTAAATAGCTTCGCTTTTTCAGCCATCATACAGTGCTCAGCGCTGGCATAACGTACATCATCTAATATAAAAGGTGCAGGATACCATTGGCTAAAGCAACTTTTTGCGATGTCATTGCCTTTACTTTTGTGTCCCCAAAAGTAGATGTACTTTATTTTCTTTCCTGCCCGAAATTCTTTTTTTAATTGTTCTAAATCCATCTTTTTTCCCGTTATGTTGAATACTCCTCATTCACTTTATAAAGATAGCATAGAAGTAAAGAAGGATAGAGTGTCTTTTTGCGATTCTGCTTATAGGTGAAGCGATTCCGCTATTTTGAATTATTCTTATAAAACTAATCTTAATTAGACTTATTTTTGCTGAATGATAAAAAAAATAGCGCTTAGATTACTAGGATTACTCTTAAAAGAATTGAGCTAAAGAGCCTCTTTATTTATATAATCACACAAAAGGATAATCTTAAAACGATATTGCTTACTTAGTATAAAGGTGTAGTTAATTAAGTATTTCTAATATAAAAAAGTGTATTTATCGGTATTTATACTAATTATTGGTATTTATAACTAATATAATGGTTATTATATAATTAAATTAATAACTTATATTAATTGATGCGTTAATTTTCATTGTTACATTTATTATTTGAACTAGGTCACGCTTATACGTTTGTTAAGCTAAATTAACAATATTGTTTTATAGGTAAAATATTACTTAAGTTAATTATTCTGTAATACAGGTTATTCTTAGCGGTATTTACTATAAGTAAATAATAAAACCAATCATAGATTGATAATCTATTTTTGTCTTTTATTTTGATGTTTTTTTCTAAAACTTAACCAATACTGATATATTTTATTTTTTTCTCAGTGAAATAGACCGATCGTAATATGATAAAAAGCAATAAACACAACTTTTGGGTGTAAAAAAAGGGGCTGTTTTGATGATGATCAATATGAATAAATAATCCTTTCTATTTTTAGTTGTTATTTTTTTAGTCTTTTTTGGAATGGGAAAAAGAGGGTTTATTAAAATTGATCTTGATGGGTTCTTTGGTTTTTAGAAGAAATAATATCAATAAATAATTATTTTAGAATTTTATTTTTATAAAATTTATACAAATTGTTATTAATTAACTCTAGTTATTATCTGGTTTCAAAACCTGTTTCTTTAGGTAAAAAAGACGCTATTTTTGATAGTAATAATAAATATAAGATTAAGTAGAAGTACCCATTTTTATAAAGTGAAAATGAGTAGCGTTTTACTTTTTACACTTTTTTTGATGTTGTCTTTTTCATTAAAATAATTATACAATTTAAATTAAATAATCATTACTCCTAATCGGATGATGCTTATTTGTAATTAAATAGATTAGTATTTATAAGATTATTTTACCCTACATAGTTGATGTTCATTAATTGATGATTTAATGAGAGTTTAAATATGAATTTATAAAGATATATTTTTAACTTATTGTAAAAATTATCTATAAGGTTCTCTCTTCCTTATTTTGGATGAGCATCAAATTATTGAACAAGGTTTAGAGTACTGTTATTAAAGGGGCCACACTATGTATGATGATATTAGTAACCTAAAAGATAAGTTTCAGGAAGATGCCTTTGCTTTTCAAGAGTTTTCTTCCTCTACAATACAAGATATTGATAATAAAATAGAATCAGTAGTTATAAATAAAGAAGATAATAATAAAATTAGTAATTTGAGTAATAACACGTTTTCTGAAACTTCACTTGTCGTGAAAAACGAACCAAAACAGCCTGTTACTTCATCGTCTATTCCTTCTTATCACCAGGATGCTTTAGTTGTTAAAGCAAAGAAAGACAATTTAATTAAGAGTAATGAAAATTTGTTAGCAGATAATAAAATATTTGATAACAAAGAAACGGATAGAGTTCATGCCCATGAAAATATATCACTAAAAGATATATTGTCATTTATTGCCTCTGTCTAATCTAAATAAGTAAAACTCTTTGTGTAAATAAATAATATTGACTGGTGTCAATCTTTAGCCATTGTTATTTTATTTTTTAAGATAAGTTTATTTCTTTTCGATATTTATTAATGTCGATAGGGTGCCTTTGTCTTAAGAAAAGATCTATGGCGATGACAAAGGTATGGGTTTATGAATAAAATATTTAAAACATTAATTACGGCTTTTCTATTGATAACAATGTTTTCACTCATTGTTATGCCAATGAGCGCCGAACAACAATATATATTCGGTATTATCAATATATTGTTGTTATTTGTTGTCGGTTTTAAAAAATCAAAAAAACGATTATTAACAATGGTTTTTATTTCATTGTTGATGTCAACGCGTTATCTCTACTGGCGTGCAACAAATACCTTAAATTTTAATACAACTATCGAGGCTGTTTTAGGTAGTGGTTTATTTATGGCGGAGATTTATTCTTGGATAATATTAGTCCTAGGATATTTCCAAACGTCATGGCCATTAAATAGAAAAATAGCCCCTTTACCTAAAGATGTTTCTCAATGGCCTACTGTTGATATTTATATTCCAACATATAACGAAAGTTTGGATGTTGTACGTGATACCGTCCTTGCTGCACAAGCTATCGATTATCCACAAGATAAAATGAAAGTTTATATATTGGATGATGGTAGTCGTGAAGAATTTAAGCAATTCGCAGGTGATGTTGGTGTAACTTACATTGAACGTGAAGTTCATGATCACGCTAAAGCGGGTAACTTAAATCATGCGATGGGATTAACAGACGGTGAGCTAATCTGCGTTTTTGACTGTGACCACATCTCAACACGTATTTTCTTGCAAGCAACAGTAGGTAGCTTCCTTGAAGACCCAAAATTAGCGCTGATCCAAACACCACACTATTTCTACTCAGCAGACCCATTTGAACGTAATTTAAGTGCGGCTAAAGATGCACCCCATGAAGGCGCACTTTTCTATGGTCCTGTTCAACGTGGTAATGATAACTGGAATGCGACATTCTTCTGTGGTTCATGTGCTGTTATGCGTCGTAGCGCTCTTGAAGAAATCGGAGGGATTGCTGTTGAAACGGTTACCGAAGATGCACACACTGCGCTTAAATTACAGCGTTTAGGTTGGAACTCAGCATTTATTGATATTCCTTTAGCCGCAGGTCTTGCAACAGAACGTTTAGCATTACACGTTAACCAACGTATTCGTTGGGCTAGAGGAATGACACAGATATTCCGTGTTGATAATCCAATGTTGGGTCGTGGTTTAACATTCCCTCAGCGTTTATGTTATCTCAATGCCATGCTCCACTTCCAGTACGGTTTGCCTCGTATCATTTTCTTGACTGCACCGTTACTATTTATGTTATTTAACCTTAATATTATCGCTTCATCTGCAAGCATGATATTTGCCTATGCATTACCACACTTAATCATGTCGGTTTATGTAAACTCGAAAAATATCGGTAAATACCGTTACTCTTTTTGGGGGGAAATTTATGAAACCGTCATGGCATTTAGTTTGGTATTACCTACCTTACTGAGTTTAGTTTCACCAAAATTAGGTAAATTTAACGTAACAGATAAAGGTGACTTGCTTGATAAAAGCTATATGGATTACCTCACTGTACGTCCATTAATTATCACTGCACTTCTTCTTATCACTGGGATTTCATGGGTTGTTGTCCGTTACTTATTAAATGACTTCCAAGGTATTGACCCACTGGTTATTGTTTTAAACCTTACTTGGGCAACTTACAGTTTATTTATCATTCTAGCCTCTATTGCAGTAGGTAAAGAGACGCGACAAATTCGTAAAAATACTCGGATCAACGCATCTTTACCGATTACGTTACATTTTGATGATGGCGCTGAATTAACAACGACCACAGAAGATATTTCAATGGGTGGCGTTCGCATTGCCGTAAATAAAATGTCTGAATTTCGCCAACGTAATGTCACTTCAATCACCCTGAATGTACAACGAGATGAAGTTACCGTTCCTGTTGATATGGTGAGTTTAGAAAGCAATCAACTACGTCTTGAATTCTTACCTATTGATTTAAATCTTCGTCGTAAATTGGTGCGCATTGTCTTTGGTCGTGCTGATGCATGGATCCATCAAGCTGATTATAAAGACAAGCCATTTAAAGAATTGGCGGGTATTACACGTTGTATTTTTGAACTGTTCTTTGGTCGTCGCCAAAAAGTGAAAGCGCCAGCAACAAGAACGAAAGCAAAAGCTTCACTCTCTGTGCAATCTATTAACGGGGATGACTAAGCATGAAAAAGAAACTGACATTAATGCTAAGCCTGACGGCGATAGCGATCGCAAGTATTCATCTTTCTCAAGCAGATACCGGAATGTTAGAACTAGGAGGGGAGCTTTTACCTGACCCGACTTCTTATACACATTCACAAGTGCAACAAAATGCGAATAACCCGATCCAACTTGAAGATGGCGTATTGT comes from the Proteus appendicitidis genome and includes:
- the bcsA gene encoding UDP-forming cellulose synthase catalytic subunit, which translates into the protein MNKIFKTLITAFLLITMFSLIVMPMSAEQQYIFGIINILLLFVVGFKKSKKRLLTMVFISLLMSTRYLYWRATNTLNFNTTIEAVLGSGLFMAEIYSWIILVLGYFQTSWPLNRKIAPLPKDVSQWPTVDIYIPTYNESLDVVRDTVLAAQAIDYPQDKMKVYILDDGSREEFKQFAGDVGVTYIEREVHDHAKAGNLNHAMGLTDGELICVFDCDHISTRIFLQATVGSFLEDPKLALIQTPHYFYSADPFERNLSAAKDAPHEGALFYGPVQRGNDNWNATFFCGSCAVMRRSALEEIGGIAVETVTEDAHTALKLQRLGWNSAFIDIPLAAGLATERLALHVNQRIRWARGMTQIFRVDNPMLGRGLTFPQRLCYLNAMLHFQYGLPRIIFLTAPLLFMLFNLNIIASSASMIFAYALPHLIMSVYVNSKNIGKYRYSFWGEIYETVMAFSLVLPTLLSLVSPKLGKFNVTDKGDLLDKSYMDYLTVRPLIITALLLITGISWVVVRYLLNDFQGIDPLVIVLNLTWATYSLFIILASIAVGKETRQIRKNTRINASLPITLHFDDGAELTTTTEDISMGGVRIAVNKMSEFRQRNVTSITLNVQRDEVTVPVDMVSLESNQLRLEFLPIDLNLRRKLVRIVFGRADAWIHQADYKDKPFKELAGITRCIFELFFGRRQKVKAPATRTKAKASLSVQSINGDD
- a CDS encoding NADAR family protein, which gives rise to MDLEQLKKEFRAGKKIKYIYFWGHKSKGNDIAKSCFSQWYPAPFILDDVRYASAEHCMMAEKAKLFNDIEVRKRIITASNPGSAKALGREVKGFDQGIWEQHRMDIVIRANIAKFSQNEELGKFLIATGNRVLVEASPVDKIWGVGLSEQDNEINNPLLWNGLNLLGFALMKVRSVLIESSNQ